One region of Camelina sativa cultivar DH55 chromosome 6, Cs, whole genome shotgun sequence genomic DNA includes:
- the LOC104790474 gene encoding probable galacturonosyltransferase-like 10, translated as MSSSRFVSRLIIFIIISTAIFTVGSIRLLPKSFDDASSDFMEAPAYQNGLECSVLAKNRLLLACDPSAVHIAMTLDPAYLRGTVSAVHSILKHTSCPENIFFHFIATGSSQGSLAKTLSSVFPSLSFKVYTFDETMVKNLISSSIRQALDSPLNYARSYLSEILSSCVSRVIYLDSDVIVVDDIQKLWKITLSGSRTIGAPEYCHANFTKYFTDQFWSDRKLSSVFDSKTPCYFNTGVMVIDLDRWREGDYTRKIENWMKIQKEDKRIYELGSLPPFLLVFGGEIEAIDHQWNQHGLGGDNVVSSCRSLHPGPVSLIHWSGKGKPWVRLDDGKPCPIDYLWAPYDLHKSQRQYLQYNQELEIL; from the coding sequence ATGTCTAGTTCAAGATTCGTCTCTAGACtaataatcttcattataatctCCACAGCCATCTTCACCGTTGGATCGATTCGATTGCTTCCAAAATCGTTTGACGATGCATCTTCAGATTTCATGGAAGCTCCAGCATATCAAAACGGTCTCGAATGCTCTGTTTTAGCCAAAAACAGACTCTTGTTAGCTTGTGATCCATCAGCTGTTCATATAGCTATGACACTAGATCCAGCTTACTTGCGAGGCACGGTATCTGCAGTTCATTCTATTCTCAAACACACTTCTTGTCCTGAAAacatcttcttccacttcatTGCGACCGGTTCAAGTCAGGGTTCGCTCGCTAAGACTCTCTCCTCTGTTTTCCCTTCTTTGAGTTTCAAAGTCTACACTTTTGATGAAACCATGGTCAAGAATCTGATCTCTTCGTCTATAAGACAAGCTCTTGATAGTCCTTTGAATTACGCAAGAAGCTACTTATCCGAGATCCTTTCTTCGTGCGTTAGCCGAGTGATCTACCTCGATTCAGATGTGATTGTAGTCGACGATATTCAGAAACTATGGAAGATTACGTTATCCGGGTCAAGAACAATAGGTGCACCAGAGTATTGCCACGCAAATTTCACAAAGTACTTCACAGATCAGTTCTGGTCCGACCGGAAACTCTCGAGCGTCTTCGATTCGAAAACGCCTTGTTATTTCAACACGGGAGTGATGGTTATCGATTTAGATAGATGGAGAGAAGGAGATTACACGAGAAAGATCGAAAACTGGATGAAGATTCagaaagaagataagagaaTCTACGAATTGGGTTCGTTACCGCCTTTTCTACTTGTGTTTGGTGGTGAGATTGAAGCTATTGATCATCAATGGAACCAGCATGGTCTAGGTGGAGACAACGTTGTGAGTAGTTGTAGATCGTTGCATCCTGGTCCGGTTAGTTTGATACATTGGAGTGGGAAAGGCAAGCCATGGGTTAGGCTTGATGATGGTAAGCCTTGTCCGATTGATTATCTTTGGGCTCCTTATGATCTTCATAAGTCACAGAGACAGTATCTTCAGTACAATCAAGAGTTAGAGATtctttga